From a single Loxodonta africana isolate mLoxAfr1 chromosome 9, mLoxAfr1.hap2, whole genome shotgun sequence genomic region:
- the LOC111747788 gene encoding zinc finger protein 345-like: MVGEMFELHDVEDQRINQKTHVRRCIEDNLCEINKDDQCGQTFSGIPNHSMLKRILMEAYLSERLECGKSLMDHSLLKHHVRSHTGCSASWCNECGEACSCPSYLSTPMRTVTGDKPFEGKECGRAFYHSSKLTKHIITHIGVRPYECKKCGKTFSQSSELTEHLKTHSGERPYEYKECGKAFCVSRSPTRYMITDSGERPYECKECGKACGPSSNPNVHIRTHSGERPYECKECGKAFSQFRNLIEHIKAHSGERPHECKECGKAVSRPSHLAKHTRTHSGERSYECKECGNVFSWSRNLTKHMKTHSGERPYECKECGKAFSWSSNLTEHARIHSGQRPYECKECGKAFSHSSNLTKHVRTHSGERPYECKECGKAFCQSSDLIAHITVHSGERPYKCKECGKAFRLSGNLARHMITHRGGRPYECKECGKAFGQSSNLTVHTRTHSGERPYECKECGKTFSWSSHLTEHARTHSGQRPYECKECGKAFSHSSNLTKHIRIHSGERPYECKECGKAFSQSSDLIAHITLHSGERPYKCKECGKAFRLSGNLTRHMIIHSGGRPYECKECGKAFGQSSNLTVHTRTHSGERPYECKECGKAFCQSSDLIAHMRIHSGERPYECKECGKAFSHSSNLTKHKRTHSGERPFECKECGKAFSRSSHLTEHIKTHSGERPYECMECGKTFSLSGSLTRHMITHGGGKP; encoded by the exons ATGGTAGGAGAGATGTTTGAATTGCATGACGTTGAAGATCAGCGTATTAACCAGAAAACACATgtgag AAGGTGTATAGAAGATAACCTCTGTGAAATTAACAAAGATGATCAATGTGGACAGACCTTCAGCGGAATTCCAAATCATTCTATGCTCAAAAGAATTCTTATGGAAGCATATCTTTCTGAACGCCTTGAATGTGGAAAATCTTTGATGGATCATTCATTGCTTAAGCATCATGTGAGATCTCACACTGGATGCAGTGCCTCTTGGTGTAATGAATGTGGAGAAGCCTGCAGTTGTCCCTCTTACCTCAGCACTCCTATGAGAACTGTTACTGGAGACAAGCCCTTTGAGGGAAAGGAATGTGGCAGAGCCTTTTATCATTCCTCAAAGCTCACTAAACATATAATAACTCACATTGGagtgaggccttatgaatgtaagaaatGTGGGAAGACCTTTAGTCAGTCCTCAGAACTTACTGAACATCtaaaaactcacagtggagagaggccttatgaatataaggaatgtgggaaagctttttGTGTGTCTAGAAGCCCTACTAGATATATGATAActgacagtggagagaggccttatgaatgtaaggaatgtgggaaagcctgtgGTCCATCCTCAAACCCCAACGTACATATAAGAACTcatagtggagagaggccttatgaatgtaaggaatgtgggaaagcctttagtcagttcCGAAACCTCATTGAACATATAAAAGCTCACAGTGGTGAGAGGCCTCAtgagtgtaaggaatgtgggaaagccgtTAGTCGGCCCTCACACCTCGCCAAACATACAAGAACTCATAGTGGAGAAAGgtcttatgaatgtaaggaatgtgggaacgTTTTCAGTTGGTCCAGAAACCTCACTAAACATATgaaaactcacagtggagagaggccttatgaatgtaaggagtgtgggaaagcctttagttggtCCTCAAACCTAACTGAACATGCAAGAATTCACAGtgggcagaggccttatgaatgtaaggaatgtgggaaagcctttagtcactcCTCAAACCTCACCAAACatgtaagaactcacagtggagagaggccttatgaatgtaaggaatgtgggaaagccttttgtCAGTCCTCGGACCTCATTGCACATATAACagttcacagtggagagaggccttataaatgtaaggaatgtgggaaagcttttagaCTGTCTGGAAACCTTGCTAGACATATGATAACTCACAGAGGAgggaggccttatgaatgtaaagaatgtgggaaagcctttggtCAGTCCTCAAACCTCACCGTACATACAAGAACTCATAGTGGTGAGAGgccatatgaatgtaaggaatgtgggaagacCTTTAGTTGGTCCTCACACCTCACTGAACATgcaagaactcacagtggacagaggccttatgaatgtaaggaatgtgggaaagcctttagtcactcCTCAAACCTCACCAAACAtataagaattcacagtggagagaggccttatgaatgcaaggaatgtgggaaagcctttagtcagtccTCAGACCTCATTGCACATATAAcacttcacagtggagagaggccttataaatgtaaggaatgtgggaaagcttttagaCTCTCTGGGAACCTTACTAGACATATGATAATTCACAGTGGAgggaggccttatgaatgtaaggaatgtgggaaagcctttggtCAGTCCTCAAACCTCACTGTACATACAAGAACTCATAGTGgcgagaggccttatgaatgtaaggaatgtgggaaggccttttgTCAGTCCTCAGACCTCATTGCACATatgagaattcacagtggagagaggccttatgaatgtaaggaatgtggaaaagcctttagtcACTCCTCAAACCtcactaaacataaaagaactcacagtggagagaggccttttgaatgtaaggaatgtgggaaagcctttagtcggtCCTCACACCTCACTGAACATAtaaaaactcacagtggagagaggccttatgaatgtatggAATGTGGGAAAACTTTTAGTCTGTCTGGAAGCCTCACTAGACATATGATAACTCACGGTGGAGGGAAGCCTTAG